A stretch of the Nicotiana tabacum cultivar K326 chromosome 6, ASM71507v2, whole genome shotgun sequence genome encodes the following:
- the LOC107778892 gene encoding putative zinc finger A20 and AN1 domain-containing stress-associated protein 8, whose protein sequence is MTFCHKAENLSLCARGCGYYGNPSNHNLCSQCYKVFLKEEAAKSAIALSEKLSFLTVDDTVKTGNDDGLTMKTKTERCKSCKKKVGLIGFSCKCGGMFCRIHRYPEEHACTFNFKSMGRARLAMENPLCKADKLEYRI, encoded by the coding sequence ATGACTTTTTGTCACAAAGCAGAAAATTTAAGTTTATGCGCAAGGGGTTGCGGCTACTATGGTAACCCAAGCAATCACAATCTCTGTTCCCAATGCTATAAAGTTTTCTTGAAAGAAGAAGCCGCCAAGAGTGCAATAGCTTTATCTGAAAAGTTATCTTTTCTTACTGTTGATGATACTGTTAAAACTGGAAACGACGATGGTTTGACGATGAAAACAAAGACAGAAAGGTGCAAGAGTTGTAAGAAGAAAGTGGGATTAATAGGGTTCAGTTGTAAGTGTGGTGGAATGTTTTGTAGGATTCATAGGTACCCAGAGGAACATGCATGCACATTCAATTTCAAGTCTATGGGACGTGCTCGTTTGGCTATGGAAAATCCTCTATGTAAAGCTGATAAACTTGAGTATAGGATCTAA